In Salirhabdus salicampi, a genomic segment contains:
- a CDS encoding FAD-dependent oxidoreductase yields the protein MNEQQKSSSEMPKQPKSYWRDSVKFQQFNSLSEDIEVDVAIVGAGITGITTGYLLSKEGLKVAIIEAGSILDGATGYTTAKLTAQHGVVYDEFIQHFGIEKTRQYYESNMEAIRFVKDTIQEYNIDCDFSEEDAIVYATSENSLNNIQKEFKAYEKLGIERDFLHEIPFNIDVKGALVMKDQAQFHPLKFLQPLLQAYLQNGGLLYEKTTATNVEEGTVSKVVTLKGHKVSCKYVLSCSRFPFYDSKGHYYARLKPERSYLIGITTDTPYPGGMYINDDSPTRSLRYTTYNGEKLILVGGDRHKVGHGINTMKHYEALQQFAEDVLGIKEFKYRWSTQDLTTLDKIPYIGNITSNDPYVLVATGYRKWGMSNSIAGSLLLRDIIMKRDNPAREVYDPGRFNIDPDVKSFAKYNTDVATHLVQGKVQAPNKFDASDLPNGEATVLTVNGERSGAYRDENGQLHVVDTTCTHMGCEVEWNNAERSWDCPCHGSRFNYKGDVVDGPAEKPLKTFDTSDIENK from the coding sequence ATGAATGAACAACAAAAAAGTAGCAGCGAAATGCCGAAACAGCCGAAATCTTATTGGCGAGACTCGGTTAAATTCCAACAATTTAATTCGTTATCAGAGGATATTGAAGTAGACGTAGCTATTGTAGGAGCGGGAATTACAGGTATAACGACAGGGTACCTCTTAAGTAAAGAAGGGCTAAAAGTAGCAATTATTGAAGCTGGGAGTATTTTAGATGGGGCAACGGGATACACTACAGCAAAACTAACAGCTCAGCATGGTGTTGTGTATGATGAATTTATCCAACACTTCGGAATTGAAAAAACACGCCAATATTATGAATCGAATATGGAGGCAATCCGGTTTGTAAAGGATACGATACAAGAGTACAATATTGACTGTGATTTTAGTGAAGAGGATGCTATTGTTTATGCAACTTCGGAAAATTCATTGAACAATATTCAAAAAGAATTTAAAGCGTATGAAAAATTAGGTATAGAGCGGGATTTTCTTCATGAGATTCCGTTTAATATTGATGTAAAAGGCGCCTTAGTAATGAAAGACCAGGCCCAGTTTCACCCGTTAAAATTTTTACAACCCCTTTTACAAGCTTATTTACAAAACGGCGGTCTGCTTTACGAAAAAACAACCGCTACGAATGTGGAAGAAGGTACTGTATCTAAAGTCGTCACGTTAAAGGGGCATAAAGTTTCTTGTAAGTACGTCTTATCCTGTTCCAGATTTCCTTTTTATGATTCGAAAGGACATTATTATGCGAGACTCAAGCCTGAGCGATCCTATCTTATTGGTATTACGACAGATACACCTTATCCTGGCGGAATGTATATTAATGATGATTCACCAACTCGCTCTTTACGTTATACAACTTACAACGGAGAAAAACTTATCCTCGTCGGAGGAGACCGACATAAGGTTGGACACGGAATTAATACAATGAAACATTATGAAGCATTGCAACAATTTGCGGAAGATGTATTAGGAATTAAAGAGTTTAAATACCGTTGGTCCACTCAAGATTTAACGACGTTAGATAAAATTCCGTACATAGGAAATATCACCTCTAACGACCCTTACGTTCTCGTAGCTACCGGGTATCGAAAGTGGGGGATGTCCAACAGTATTGCAGGTTCATTACTTTTACGGGATATCATTATGAAACGAGACAACCCTGCTAGAGAAGTGTATGATCCAGGGAGATTCAATATTGATCCAGATGTAAAGTCATTTGCGAAATATAATACAGACGTTGCAACACATCTCGTTCAAGGCAAGGTTCAAGCGCCTAACAAGTTTGATGCTTCAGATTTACCAAATGGAGAGGCTACCGTTTTAACAGTGAATGGTGAACGATCAGGTGCCTATCGAGATGAAAATGGCCAATTACATGTCGTAGACACAACTTGTACCCATATGGGCTGTGAAGTTGAATGGAATAATGCAGAACGATCATGGGATTGCCCTTGTCATGGATCACGTTTTAACTATAAAGGGGATGTTGTTGACGGACCAGCTGAAAAACCGCTAAAAACATTCGATACATCAGATATTGAAAACAAATAA
- a CDS encoding glycine C-acetyltransferase: MASSTLTNFLRNHLEELKNDGLYNEIDTVEGANGPTIKIKGKELINLSSNNYLGLATDDRLKKVAISAVETHGVGAGAVRTINGTLDLHVKLEERLASFKGTEAAIAYQSGFNCNMAAISAVMDKHDAILSDELNHASIIDGCRLSKAKIIRFQHSDMEDLRAKAKEAVESGLYNKVMVITDGVFSMDGDIAKLPEIVEIAEEFDLITYVDDAHGSGVLGKGAGTVKHFGLQEKVDFQIGTLSKAIGVVGGYVAGKRELIDWLKVRSRPFLFSTSLTPADVAACTKAIDLLTESTELQNRLWENGDYLKNGLKKLGFDIGHSETPITPCIIGEEKATQQFSQRLNEEGVYAKSIVFPTVPRGTGRVRNMPTAAHSKEMLDRALAIYEKVGKELGIIS; the protein is encoded by the coding sequence TTGGCAAGTAGTACGTTAACGAATTTCTTACGCAACCATTTAGAAGAATTGAAAAATGACGGTTTATACAATGAGATCGATACAGTAGAAGGTGCGAATGGACCAACAATCAAAATTAAAGGAAAAGAACTTATTAACCTATCATCTAATAACTATTTAGGTTTAGCGACAGATGATCGATTGAAAAAGGTTGCCATCAGTGCGGTTGAGACACATGGTGTAGGTGCGGGGGCTGTTCGTACCATTAACGGCACATTAGATTTGCATGTGAAATTAGAAGAAAGATTAGCATCGTTTAAAGGAACTGAAGCAGCGATTGCCTATCAATCAGGCTTTAATTGCAATATGGCTGCGATTTCAGCTGTGATGGATAAACATGATGCAATTTTATCCGATGAACTAAACCATGCCTCAATTATTGACGGTTGTCGATTATCGAAAGCGAAAATTATCCGCTTTCAACATTCTGATATGGAAGATTTAAGAGCAAAGGCGAAAGAGGCAGTCGAATCTGGCTTATATAACAAAGTTATGGTCATTACAGATGGTGTGTTTTCTATGGATGGTGACATTGCTAAATTACCAGAAATAGTTGAAATTGCGGAAGAATTTGACTTGATTACGTACGTTGATGATGCCCACGGTTCAGGTGTGTTAGGAAAAGGGGCAGGTACAGTAAAACATTTCGGGTTACAGGAAAAAGTAGACTTCCAAATTGGAACGCTATCTAAAGCAATAGGTGTTGTAGGTGGCTATGTTGCGGGCAAACGGGAGCTGATAGACTGGCTTAAAGTTAGGTCAAGACCGTTCCTATTCTCAACGTCCTTAACTCCAGCAGATGTAGCGGCGTGTACTAAAGCTATTGATCTTTTAACTGAAAGTACTGAGCTTCAAAACCGCTTATGGGAAAATGGAGACTACTTGAAGAATGGTTTAAAGAAGTTGGGCTTTGATATTGGTCATAGTGAGACACCAATTACACCGTGTATCATTGGAGAGGAAAAGGCTACCCAACAGTTTAGTCAAAGGCTTAATGAAGAAGGCGTATATGCAAAGTCCATTGTTTTCCCGACAGTCCCACGTGGCACTGGGCGCGTGAGAAATATGCCAACAGCGGCACACTCGAAAGAAATGTTAGATCGTGCATTAGCGATATATGAGAAAGTCGGAAAAGAGCTTGGTATTATTTCTTAA
- a CDS encoding SDR family NAD(P)-dependent oxidoreductase: MKKVVMITGASKGLGRALAIAFAQAGYKLAICARGKETLTKVQSEIEQLGGEVIAVAADVSIEADVERFVSITELEYGQIDVLINNASIFGPGPSLLLDYPVNKFQNVLHVNIMNPFFVTRRVLPGMLTKGSGSIINVTSEAGKTGFSEWGAYGVSKFGLEGMTEIWADELEGTGVVMNMVDPGEMDTDMHKVAVPDCDYELQRPEDVMGVFFYLAETKADNGKRFEAGIYNESRKTT; encoded by the coding sequence ATGAAAAAAGTGGTTATGATTACAGGTGCTTCTAAAGGTTTAGGGAGAGCTCTTGCCATAGCATTTGCACAAGCGGGATATAAACTAGCGATTTGTGCGCGAGGGAAAGAGACGTTAACAAAGGTGCAATCGGAAATTGAACAGTTAGGTGGAGAAGTCATAGCGGTTGCTGCAGATGTTTCAATTGAGGCAGATGTAGAACGGTTTGTTTCCATTACTGAATTAGAGTATGGTCAAATCGACGTTCTCATTAACAATGCTTCCATCTTTGGTCCAGGTCCAAGTTTGTTGTTGGACTATCCGGTTAACAAGTTTCAAAACGTGTTACATGTAAATATTATGAATCCATTTTTCGTAACGAGAAGGGTATTGCCAGGCATGTTAACGAAAGGTAGTGGATCAATTATTAATGTTACATCAGAAGCGGGGAAGACTGGATTTAGTGAATGGGGTGCTTACGGTGTGTCAAAATTTGGATTAGAAGGAATGACCGAGATATGGGCAGATGAATTAGAGGGAACAGGTGTTGTTATGAATATGGTAGACCCAGGTGAGATGGATACAGACATGCATAAAGTAGCAGTTCCGGACTGTGATTATGAATTGCAGCGGCCCGAGGATGTAATGGGGGTGTTTTTTTATTTAGCAGAAACGAAGGCCGATAACGGCAAACGGTTTGAAGCCGGAATCTATAATGAAAGCCGGAAAACAACATGA
- a CDS encoding stage VI sporulation protein F — MDFMKNIEKATGVKQKDILKVANSFQNANLQDERTVRKLIREISRLANKPISKQLENKIVDNVVNNKVPKNMEQLKKKTGF, encoded by the coding sequence ATGGACTTCATGAAAAACATTGAAAAAGCTACAGGAGTAAAACAAAAGGACATTTTAAAAGTGGCTAATTCTTTTCAAAATGCTAACTTACAAGATGAGAGAACAGTTCGGAAGTTAATTCGAGAAATATCACGATTAGCTAATAAGCCAATATCAAAACAACTTGAAAATAAGATTGTAGATAATGTGGTCAATAATAAAGTACCAAAGAATATGGAACAATTAAAAAAGAAAACGGGGTTTTAG
- a CDS encoding CPBP family intramembrane glutamic endopeptidase, translating to MNKKQITHIIIMSMVSCVTLFIVEQVIDFPYGLKTLCKIGLFLMIPVLYIRFVIKQPVRTFLNLRSFTWVRLKSGFFLGLLSIGIIYITYILLNDFINERSIIYDLENRLGINAKEFIFIGIYITLGNSFLEEFYFRGFIFLRIYQMKHKLLAYVYSALLFSLYHIAIFATWFNVWIMCIAVFGLFIVGLLFNWLNTRAKNFFNSWILHICADVAVVTIGFYLYYIY from the coding sequence ATGAACAAGAAACAAATTACCCATATTATCATAATGAGTATGGTTAGTTGCGTAACTTTATTTATCGTTGAGCAAGTAATCGATTTTCCTTACGGACTTAAAACGTTATGTAAAATCGGTTTATTTCTTATGATTCCCGTTTTATATATCCGATTTGTAATCAAACAACCGGTTAGAACGTTCCTAAACTTACGTAGCTTCACCTGGGTTCGACTTAAATCTGGTTTTTTCCTTGGTCTTCTATCAATCGGTATCATTTATATTACGTACATCTTGTTAAATGATTTTATTAATGAAAGATCGATTATTTATGATTTGGAAAATAGACTAGGCATAAACGCGAAGGAATTCATTTTTATTGGTATATACATTACATTAGGAAACTCATTCCTGGAAGAATTTTATTTTCGCGGTTTTATCTTTCTAAGAATCTATCAAATGAAACATAAACTACTAGCATACGTGTACTCTGCTCTTCTGTTCTCTCTCTATCATATTGCTATCTTTGCTACTTGGTTTAACGTTTGGATTATGTGTATCGCCGTGTTTGGGCTGTTTATTGTGGGCTTACTCTTTAACTGGCTAAACACCCGGGCAAAAAACTTCTTCAATTCATGGATCCTTCACATATGTGCCGACGTTGCCGTAGTGACAATTGGATTCTACTTATACTACATCTATTAA
- the rarD gene encoding EamA family transporter RarD yields the protein MGTGTDKLGILCAAGAYILWGFLPLYWKLVEHISALEVLAHRIVWAFVFMMIIVVISKQWNVFKLECLSIIKDRNKLFGITAASLVISINWLVYIWAVNNNHVVEASLGYYVNPLVSILLGVLVLKEQLNKWQIGAFILATIGVLNMTIHFGSIPWVALLLAISFGLYGLLKKLVSVNSVFGLTIETLIVTPIALLFLSTVHSNGTGGFQLSTDPVVALLLVGTGMATAIPLLLFASGAKRIPLSMVGFLQYFAPTIMLILGVLLFKEPFTTVHMISFTFIWSALTIYTLSRTKLLTKLEGRRSINKPM from the coding sequence ATGGGAACAGGAACGGATAAGCTTGGAATTTTATGTGCTGCAGGAGCGTATATTTTATGGGGGTTTCTTCCATTATATTGGAAGTTAGTTGAACATATAAGCGCACTGGAAGTATTAGCTCACCGAATTGTATGGGCATTCGTATTTATGATGATAATCGTTGTCATTTCGAAGCAATGGAATGTGTTTAAGCTAGAATGTCTTAGTATTATAAAAGACCGAAACAAGTTGTTTGGTATAACGGCCGCTTCCCTCGTTATTAGCATAAACTGGCTGGTATATATTTGGGCTGTCAACAACAACCACGTAGTAGAGGCGAGCTTAGGCTATTATGTTAATCCGCTTGTAAGTATTTTGTTAGGCGTTCTCGTTTTAAAGGAACAACTTAACAAATGGCAGATTGGTGCATTTATCCTTGCTACCATCGGCGTATTAAATATGACAATCCACTTTGGTAGCATTCCTTGGGTTGCACTGCTTTTAGCGATATCGTTCGGACTGTATGGATTACTTAAAAAACTTGTCTCTGTTAATTCCGTATTCGGGCTTACAATTGAGACATTAATCGTTACACCAATTGCTTTACTCTTCCTCAGCACAGTTCATTCTAACGGCACAGGTGGCTTTCAACTAAGTACCGACCCGGTTGTTGCCTTATTGTTAGTTGGGACAGGAATGGCTACCGCAATTCCATTGTTGCTTTTCGCGAGTGGAGCAAAGCGAATTCCCTTATCTATGGTTGGATTTTTACAATACTTCGCCCCAACTATTATGCTCATACTAGGTGTCTTACTATTTAAAGAACCATTTACAACTGTCCATATGATATCCTTTACGTTTATTTGGTCAGCACTAACGATTTACACATTATCTAGAACTAAATTATTAACAAAGCTGGAAGGTAGAAGATCTATCAATAAACCAATGTAA
- the megL gene encoding methionine gamma-lyase: MKKDDNYQFHFDTLVVHSGYNSKDYLGSLSTPLFQTSTFTFESAEQGERRFAGEEGGYIYSRLGNPTVSALESRIASLEGGEAGLAFSSGMAAISAILIALTKSDDHIICSKGIYGCTFGLLDLMKDKYRIQTDFSSMSSADEIESLITPKTSCIYIESPINPTMKLVDLQLVSQIGKKHNIPVVVDNTFATPYLQKPLQLDCDIVIHSATKYICGHGDVVAGLVVGKKDFLAKVAMTTQKDIGGIISPFDAWLLLRGLKTLPVRMDRHCSNAKFLMEKLKEHPKVKKVYYPGHSDYHDDFIMTKQMAQGGGLISFEVYGTKDDAQQLLNELQLIRIAVSLGDAETLIQHPATMTHAVVPEKERLDMGITDQLLRLSVGLENKDDIWADLSNALAKV, translated from the coding sequence ATGAAGAAAGATGATAATTACCAATTTCATTTTGACACATTAGTTGTCCATAGTGGCTATAATTCAAAAGATTACCTCGGCAGCTTATCGACACCACTATTTCAGACATCTACATTCACTTTTGAAAGTGCCGAGCAAGGTGAAAGGCGCTTTGCCGGGGAAGAAGGCGGGTATATTTATTCTCGGCTTGGCAATCCTACCGTTTCTGCACTTGAATCTCGTATTGCCTCTTTAGAGGGGGGAGAGGCTGGACTAGCGTTTAGTTCGGGTATGGCTGCTATTTCCGCGATATTAATCGCTCTAACGAAGTCTGATGATCACATCATTTGTTCAAAGGGGATCTATGGCTGTACATTTGGATTACTTGATTTGATGAAAGATAAGTATCGTATTCAAACTGACTTTAGCTCCATGTCTTCAGCAGATGAAATTGAATCACTCATTACCCCAAAAACATCATGTATTTATATTGAATCCCCTATCAATCCTACAATGAAACTCGTCGATTTACAGCTTGTCTCACAAATTGGAAAAAAACATAATATACCAGTCGTTGTTGATAATACATTTGCTACCCCATACTTACAAAAACCACTACAACTCGACTGTGACATTGTTATTCATAGTGCTACGAAATATATTTGTGGTCACGGTGATGTAGTTGCAGGACTAGTTGTTGGCAAGAAAGATTTTCTTGCTAAAGTTGCAATGACGACGCAAAAAGATATTGGCGGCATCATATCTCCGTTTGATGCTTGGTTGCTATTAAGAGGCTTAAAAACATTACCGGTTCGAATGGACCGCCATTGTTCAAATGCTAAGTTTCTTATGGAGAAGTTAAAGGAACATCCAAAAGTCAAAAAAGTGTATTACCCGGGTCATTCCGATTACCATGATGACTTTATTATGACCAAACAAATGGCACAAGGGGGAGGTCTCATCTCATTTGAAGTTTATGGAACAAAGGACGATGCTCAACAGTTATTAAATGAATTACAGTTAATTCGTATTGCGGTTAGTTTGGGTGATGCCGAAACGCTAATTCAGCACCCAGCTACGATGACACACGCTGTAGTGCCAGAAAAAGAACGGTTGGATATGGGGATCACCGACCAATTGTTACGCCTCTCTGTCGGCTTAGAAAACAAAGATGATATATGGGCCGACCTTTCCAATGCGTTAGCTAAAGTGTAG
- a CDS encoding S-adenosylmethionine:tRNA ribosyltransferase-isomerase, translating to MKLIKNQFHIPESLNAAKPPEIRNHSRADVRMMVLDSLTGKTDHNHFTQIGQYLQSGDLLVFNNSRTIPSHVKGYQDGNLVSIRLAKMISSNRWEALLINGKKKMGSVIRFEDHVEATINSLMNDGERVELVFSEKGIQLYDFLYRYGMPIRYEYINTPWPLHVYQTVYGSVPGSVEMTSAGRPFTWRLMKELKDKGVHQAFIQLHTGLSYYENDIWPNPEDQYEFFSVSDETAKTINDTKNKGGKIIAVGTTVVRALESAALAGSVEAKNGETNLYITENYPLQVVDGLITGLHEPEASHLHMLQAFVDKHLLLTAYEEAVREQYLWHEFGDMNFILPLGVK from the coding sequence ATGAAGCTGATAAAGAATCAATTTCACATTCCGGAGTCACTCAATGCGGCGAAGCCACCCGAAATTCGGAATCATTCCAGAGCGGATGTTAGAATGATGGTTTTAGATTCCCTTACTGGAAAGACGGACCATAATCATTTCACCCAAATTGGACAATACCTTCAAAGCGGGGATTTACTCGTGTTTAACAATAGTCGAACCATTCCATCACATGTAAAAGGATATCAAGATGGAAACTTGGTCAGTATACGTCTTGCAAAAATGATTTCAAGTAATCGGTGGGAAGCACTTCTCATAAATGGGAAAAAGAAGATGGGGTCAGTCATTCGTTTCGAGGATCATGTGGAAGCTACCATTAATTCACTAATGAATGATGGAGAAAGGGTAGAGCTAGTCTTTTCGGAAAAGGGTATCCAACTATATGATTTTTTGTATCGGTACGGTATGCCAATTCGTTATGAATATATAAACACTCCTTGGCCATTACATGTATACCAAACGGTTTATGGCAGTGTACCCGGGTCTGTAGAAATGACGTCAGCTGGAAGGCCGTTTACATGGAGATTGATGAAGGAGCTGAAGGACAAAGGTGTTCATCAAGCATTTATACAACTTCATACAGGTTTAAGTTACTATGAAAATGATATTTGGCCTAATCCCGAAGATCAATATGAATTCTTTTCTGTATCAGATGAAACGGCAAAAACAATCAACGATACGAAGAACAAGGGTGGAAAAATTATTGCGGTAGGGACAACGGTAGTAAGAGCCCTTGAAAGTGCTGCCCTAGCAGGAAGTGTAGAGGCGAAGAATGGAGAAACGAATCTTTATATTACGGAGAATTATCCTTTGCAAGTTGTAGATGGATTAATAACTGGACTGCACGAGCCTGAGGCAAGCCACCTTCATATGTTACAAGCTTTTGTTGATAAACATCTTTTGTTAACAGCGTACGAAGAGGCTGTAAGGGAACAATATTTGTGGCATGAATTTGGAGATATGAATTTCATACTGCCATTAGGAGTAAAATAA
- a CDS encoding L-threonine 3-dehydrogenase, with product MKRILVTGALGQIGSELTSELRYRYGNDYVIATDIRNDSEGTVGDGPFEVLDVMDGERMFEIAKQYEVDTIIHLAALLSATAENKPLLAWNLNMGGLVNALEVARELNTQFFTPSSIGAFGPTTPKDETPQVTIQRPTTMYGVNKVAGELLCDYYYQRFGVDTRGLRFPGLISYVTPPGGGTTDYAVDIYYKALANQSYRCYLREGTYMDMMYMPDAIEAIIQLMEADGDKLIHRNAYNVTAMSVAPEHFANAIREHIPQFNMTYDVDPVRQSIADSWPNAIDSSIAWEEWGFRAKYDLNSMTGDMFQKLRGKLIQK from the coding sequence ATGAAACGAATATTAGTGACGGGAGCTCTTGGTCAAATTGGGTCTGAACTTACCTCGGAACTTAGATATAGGTATGGTAATGATTATGTTATTGCCACTGATATAAGAAACGATAGTGAAGGAACTGTAGGAGATGGACCATTCGAGGTTTTAGATGTTATGGACGGAGAGCGGATGTTTGAGATCGCAAAGCAATATGAAGTAGACACGATTATTCATTTAGCTGCACTTCTATCTGCAACTGCGGAAAACAAACCTCTGTTAGCATGGAACTTAAACATGGGTGGTTTAGTAAATGCGCTGGAAGTAGCGAGAGAATTAAATACACAATTTTTTACACCAAGCTCAATCGGTGCGTTTGGACCAACAACACCAAAGGATGAAACTCCTCAAGTGACAATTCAAAGACCAACTACGATGTATGGTGTGAATAAGGTAGCAGGTGAACTGTTATGTGACTACTATTATCAAAGATTTGGTGTTGATACGAGAGGCTTGCGCTTTCCTGGGTTAATCTCCTATGTAACACCACCTGGTGGCGGAACAACCGACTATGCGGTTGATATTTATTATAAAGCGTTGGCAAATCAATCATATCGTTGTTATTTACGAGAAGGAACGTATATGGACATGATGTATATGCCGGATGCTATTGAAGCAATTATTCAGCTCATGGAAGCTGATGGTGATAAACTTATTCATCGCAACGCATATAACGTAACGGCAATGAGTGTTGCTCCTGAACATTTTGCAAATGCCATAAGGGAACATATTCCTCAGTTTAACATGACCTATGATGTAGACCCTGTTCGCCAATCCATTGCCGATAGTTGGCCGAATGCGATTGATTCCTCTATTGCATGGGAAGAGTGGGGATTCCGCGCAAAGTATGACTTAAACTCGATGACGGGTGATATGTTTCAAAAGCTACGTGGAAAGTTAATACAAAAATAA
- a CDS encoding SE1832 family protein, with translation MTKKELEQQIAQLKNDYVRIQGDLDKLESVGGNVANLEQSLNTMEEELAQLRKQLEEKL, from the coding sequence ATGACAAAAAAAGAACTTGAGCAACAAATAGCACAGCTAAAAAATGATTATGTTCGAATCCAAGGGGATTTAGATAAACTTGAATCTGTTGGTGGAAATGTTGCCAATTTGGAACAGTCGCTAAACACTATGGAGGAAGAACTTGCCCAACTACGCAAACAGTTAGAGGAAAAGTTATAA
- a CDS encoding acyl-CoA thioesterase, which produces MKSKPCSESLSIKISHVLPSDTNTHGTLFGGKLMAYMDDVAAISALRHARKPVVTASTDSVDFLSPVREGDAICLEAFVTYTHKTSMEVFVKAITENLLTGDRELCATAFLTMVAIDENNKPTPVPGVYPESEEEKWLHEGAAKRAEYRRLRRKDSKEVAEKFGTNLPWNRKKI; this is translated from the coding sequence ATGAAATCGAAGCCTTGTTCAGAATCATTGTCCATCAAAATATCACACGTATTACCGTCAGATACGAATACCCATGGAACGTTATTTGGTGGAAAACTAATGGCTTATATGGATGATGTAGCTGCCATTTCTGCATTACGTCATGCGAGAAAGCCGGTTGTAACTGCTTCTACAGATTCTGTTGACTTCCTTTCACCAGTGAGAGAAGGGGACGCGATATGTTTAGAAGCGTTCGTCACCTATACGCACAAAACATCAATGGAAGTGTTTGTGAAAGCTATTACGGAAAATTTATTAACAGGGGACCGGGAGTTATGCGCAACAGCGTTTCTTACAATGGTAGCGATTGACGAAAATAATAAACCTACACCTGTCCCTGGTGTATACCCTGAGTCGGAGGAAGAAAAGTGGTTACATGAGGGGGCGGCAAAAAGAGCGGAATACCGTCGACTGCGTAGGAAGGATTCAAAAGAAGTAGCGGAGAAGTTTGGAACAAACTTGCCGTGGAATAGGAAAAAAATATAA
- a CDS encoding DUF805 domain-containing protein codes for MYWFLKVLKNYSTFSGRARRKEYWMFVLYNAIFGVLLSVLELVINLEGVLTTFYGLALLLPALAVTVRRLHDIGKNGWWYLLMLVPIVGAIMILIFTCLDSQEDENRFGPNPKLHNEGKTVTA; via the coding sequence ATGTATTGGTTCCTAAAAGTATTAAAAAACTACTCTACTTTTAGCGGTCGGGCACGTCGTAAAGAATACTGGATGTTTGTTCTTTACAATGCGATTTTCGGTGTATTACTAAGTGTCTTAGAACTTGTTATCAACCTAGAAGGTGTGTTAACTACGTTTTACGGACTAGCGTTATTATTACCAGCACTAGCGGTAACAGTACGTCGATTACACGATATCGGCAAAAACGGGTGGTGGTATTTGCTTATGCTCGTACCTATTGTAGGAGCTATTATGATCCTCATATTTACTTGCTTAGACAGCCAGGAAGATGAAAACCGTTTCGGTCCAAACCCTAAATTACATAATGAAGGAAAAACAGTTACTGCTTAA
- a CDS encoding VOC family protein → MKLHHIGVEVEDIDKSRQFYEQQLGYQVHAEMIIAEEKICFLYKDQHFIELVEPSTTTDKGTFHIAYEVDHVERVADQLTEFGARIIEGPIHARDTIKLMFMSGINGEVIELMEVKEKC, encoded by the coding sequence ATGAAATTACACCATATAGGTGTTGAGGTGGAAGATATTGATAAATCCCGTCAATTTTACGAGCAGCAATTAGGTTATCAAGTACATGCAGAAATGATTATAGCTGAAGAAAAAATCTGCTTTTTGTATAAAGATCAACACTTTATTGAACTTGTGGAACCTTCAACAACAACAGATAAAGGAACGTTCCATATTGCGTATGAAGTAGATCATGTAGAACGAGTCGCAGACCAGCTTACCGAATTTGGAGCACGAATTATCGAGGGTCCCATTCATGCTCGTGATACGATAAAGCTTATGTTCATGTCCGGAATTAACGGAGAAGTAATTGAATTAATGGAAGTAAAGGAAAAATGTTAA